From a single Peromyscus maniculatus bairdii isolate BWxNUB_F1_BW_parent chromosome 4, HU_Pman_BW_mat_3.1, whole genome shotgun sequence genomic region:
- the Pank2 gene encoding pantothenate kinase 2, mitochondrial isoform X2 encodes MPGLLLPILVFPWFGLDIGGTLVKLVYFEPKDITAEEEKEEVESLKSIRKYLTSNVAYGSTGIRDVHLELKDLTLCGRKGNLHFIRFPTHDMPAFIQMGKDKNFSSLHTVFCATGGGSYKFEQDFLTIGDLQLHKLDELDCLIKGILYIDSVGFNGRSQCYYFENPADSEKCQKLPFDLKNPYPLLLVNIGSGVSILAVYSKDNYKRVTGTSLGGGTFFGLCCLLTGCSTFEEALEMASRGDSTKVDKLVRDIYGGDYERFGLPGWAVASSFGNMMSKEKRESASKEDLARATLITITNNIGSIARMCALNENINQVVFVGNFLRVNTIAMRLLAYALDYWSKGQLKALFSEHEGYFGAVGALLELLKIP; translated from the exons ATGCCTGGCTTGCTTCTGCCTATTCTAG ttTTTCCATGGTTTGGCTTGGATATTGGTGGAACCCTAGTCAAGCTGGTTTATTTTGAACCTAAAGACATCACtgctgaggaagaaaaggaggaagtggaGAGTCTGAAAAGCATTCGCAAGTACCTGACCTCCAATGTGGCTTATGGATCCACAGGAATTCGGGACGTGCACCTTGAGCTGAAGGACCTGACTCTGTGTGGACGCAAAGGCAATCTGCACTTTATACGCTTTCCCACTCATGACATGCCTGCTTTTATTCAAATGGGCAAAGATAAAAACTTCTCGAGTCTCCACACTGTCTTTTGTGCCACTGGAGGTGGATCATACAAATTTGAGCAGGATTTTCTCACA ATAGGTGACCTTCAACTTCACAAACTGGATGAACTGGATTGCTTAATAAAAGGAATTTTGTACATTGACTCAGTTGGATTCAATGGACGGTCACAATGCTATTATTTTGAAAATCCTGCTGATTCTGAAAAATGTCAGAAGTTGCCATTTGATTTGAAAAATCCATACCCTCTGCTTCTGGTGAACATCGGCTCAGGAGTTAGCATCTTAGCAGTGTATTCCAAAGATAATTATAAGAGGGTCACAGGCACCAG TCTTGGAGGAGGAACTTTCTTTGGTCTCTGCTGTCTTCTTACTGGCTGTAGCACTTTTGAAGAAGCTCTTGAAATGGCATCTCGTGGGGATAGCACCAAAGTGGACAAATTAGTTCGAGACATTTATGGAGGAGACTATGAAAGGTTTGGATtgccaggctgggctgtggcTTCAAG TTTTGGAAACATGATGAGCAAGGAGAAGAGAGAGTCTGCCAGTAAGGAGGACCTTGCCAGAGCAACTTTGATCACCATCACCAACAACATTGGCTCCATAGCAAGAATGTGTGCCCTTAATGAA AACATTAACCAGGTCGTGTTTGTCGGCAATTTCCTGAGAGTCAACACAATCGCCATGCGGCTTCTGGCATATGCTCTGGATTACTGGTCTAAGGGGCAGCTGAAAGCACTGTTTTCAGAGCATGAG GGTTATTTTGGAGCCGTTGGTGCACTCCTTGAGCTGTTGAAGATACCCTGA
- the Pank2 gene encoding pantothenate kinase 2, mitochondrial isoform X3, which yields MPAFIQMGKDKNFSSLHTVFCATGGGSYKFEQDFLTIGDLQLHKLDELDCLIKGILYIDSVGFNGRSQCYYFENPADSEKCQKLPFDLKNPYPLLLVNIGSGVSILAVYSKDNYKRVTGTSLGGGTFFGLCCLLTGCSTFEEALEMASRGDSTKVDKLVRDIYGGDYERFGLPGWAVASSFGNMMSKEKRESASKEDLARATLITITNNIGSIARMCALNENINQVVFVGNFLRVNTIAMRLLAYALDYWSKGQLKALFSEHEGYFGAVGALLELLKIP from the exons ATGCCTGCTTTTATTCAAATGGGCAAAGATAAAAACTTCTCGAGTCTCCACACTGTCTTTTGTGCCACTGGAGGTGGATCATACAAATTTGAGCAGGATTTTCTCACA ATAGGTGACCTTCAACTTCACAAACTGGATGAACTGGATTGCTTAATAAAAGGAATTTTGTACATTGACTCAGTTGGATTCAATGGACGGTCACAATGCTATTATTTTGAAAATCCTGCTGATTCTGAAAAATGTCAGAAGTTGCCATTTGATTTGAAAAATCCATACCCTCTGCTTCTGGTGAACATCGGCTCAGGAGTTAGCATCTTAGCAGTGTATTCCAAAGATAATTATAAGAGGGTCACAGGCACCAG TCTTGGAGGAGGAACTTTCTTTGGTCTCTGCTGTCTTCTTACTGGCTGTAGCACTTTTGAAGAAGCTCTTGAAATGGCATCTCGTGGGGATAGCACCAAAGTGGACAAATTAGTTCGAGACATTTATGGAGGAGACTATGAAAGGTTTGGATtgccaggctgggctgtggcTTCAAG TTTTGGAAACATGATGAGCAAGGAGAAGAGAGAGTCTGCCAGTAAGGAGGACCTTGCCAGAGCAACTTTGATCACCATCACCAACAACATTGGCTCCATAGCAAGAATGTGTGCCCTTAATGAA AACATTAACCAGGTCGTGTTTGTCGGCAATTTCCTGAGAGTCAACACAATCGCCATGCGGCTTCTGGCATATGCTCTGGATTACTGGTCTAAGGGGCAGCTGAAAGCACTGTTTTCAGAGCATGAG GGTTATTTTGGAGCCGTTGGTGCACTCCTTGAGCTGTTGAAGATACCCTGA